From Topomyia yanbarensis strain Yona2022 chromosome 1, ASM3024719v1, whole genome shotgun sequence, one genomic window encodes:
- the LOC131684480 gene encoding protein quiver encodes MWKSSEFALLSFGFVLLSNYIAQTDALIKRCYQCRSRGELGSCKDPFTFNATQAESEHGVTAVPCASGWCGKVIEGQGSFREDDYDMATQRMCVQRGPSDSEDRCAYTVYNYKKVYMCFCQGDLCNSAPSWRATSSGSFLMTILITLSCSGLLPLLRFR; translated from the exons ATGTGGAAATCGTCGGAATTTGCCCTCTTGTCGTTTGGATTCGTGCTACTTTCTAATTACATTGCTCAAACGGATG CTCTAATTAAACGATGCTACCAGTGCCGGTCGCGGGGAGAGCTTGGAAGTTGTAAAGATCCGTTCACGTTCAATGCGACGCAGGCAGAAAGCGAACACGGTGTGACGGCCGTTCCGTGTGCTTCCGGCTGGTGCGGAAAGGTGATCGAGGGCCAAGGATCGTTCAGGGAGGATG ACTACGACATGGCCACTCAGAGAATGTGTGTTCAACGGGGTCCATCGGATTCGGAAGATCGGTGTGCCTATACGGTGTACAACTATAAAAAGGTGTATATGTGCTTCTGCCAGGGTGATCTTTGTAATAGTGCACCTAGTTGGAGAGCAACGTCGAGTGGCAGCTTTCTCATGACGATACTGATAACACTATCGTGTAGCGGGTTGCTACCGCTGCTTAGATTTCGTTGA
- the LOC131684477 gene encoding zinc finger protein 567-like: MERRFHRNRGRQCRLCLREYNKSQLEDIFAKGSKFESKIEAAVAVKPSQQDRTTRICTNCRNLVELIECFKEACRQSEILLTNEACVLQSDTWTCPDSGNIIRQAKDLVKAHQREIDAFISRHDSLGLIEQDHRAIELMPTVSERATDEKSAELLVCVKEDEEEPVGDSISYLFQRDNQDQNTVHEDESDDTESDGGNDPSSNAKRTEQETSERAKERPEKVVCSTCGELVSQQVLEGHMNRHLGVQPFSCDFEGCDAKLHSKFALQQHRSRHKTANRYYDCEVCGKRIKGTAYWLIHRKIHTEDPRFSCEICGKKFRRKCKLKLHSTVHSGIAEFPCLFCGKYFTVKHNLTAHYKLHVKNGTHPPTANNE; the protein is encoded by the exons ATGGAGAGAAGGTTTCATCGGAATAGAGGCCGTCAATGCCGATTGTGCTTGCGGGAGTACAACAAATCCCAGCTAGAAGATATCTTTGCCAAAGGATCCAAGTTTGAGAGCAAAATTGAAGCTGCTGTTGCTGTAAAG CCTAGTCAACAGGATCGTACAACCCGTATTTGTACCAACTGCAGAAACCTTGTAGAGCTGATCGAATGCTTCAAGGAAGCTTGCCGGCAGAGTGAAATCTTGCTCACAAATGAAGCCTGTGTGCTTCAATCGGACACTTGGACGTGTCCGGATAGTGGCAACATCATTCGACAAGCCAAAGATTTAGTTAAAGCACATCAGCGAGAAATCGATGCTTTTATCAGCAGGCATGATAGCTTGGGCTTGATCGAACAGGACCACAGAGCCATAGAACTTATGCCGACAGTATCAGAACGAGCCACTGACGAAAAATCAGCTGAGCTGTTGGTCTGCGTCAAAGAGGATGAAGAAGAACCTGTTGGGGACTCTATTTCGTATCTATTTCAGCGCGATAATCAAGATCAAAACACCGTACATGAAGATGAATCAGACGACACTGAATCTGATGGAGGAAACGATCCGAGTTCTAACGCTAAAAGAACGGAACAAGAAACATCTGAACGAGCTAAAGAACGACCGGAAAAAGTCGTATGTTCAACGTGCGGTGAATTGGTTTCCCAACAAGTACTGGAAGGGCACATGAATCGACACCTTGGAGTGCAACCGTTTTCCTGCGACTTCGAAGGTTGTGATGCGAAGCTCCATTCCAAGTTTGCCCTACAGCAACACCGAAGCAGACACAAGACTGCAAACCGGTACTACGATTGCGAAGTGTGCGGCAAGAGGATCAAAGGGACGGCCTACTGGTTAATTCATCGGAAGATACACACAGAAGATCCTCgcttttcatgtgaaatttgtGGCAAAAAGTTCAGACGGAA atGCAAGTTGAAGCTTCATTCTACGGTCCATTCGGGAATCGCAGAGTTTCCTTGCCTATTCTGTGGGAAGTACTTTACGGTGAAACATAATCTTACCGCGCACTATAAGCTGCATGTGAAAAATGGGACGCATCCACCAACGGCGAACAACGAGTAA
- the LOC131684463 gene encoding zinc finger protein 85-like isoform X1, protein MTDNLQNCLTCRRQTENFLQILDESNVENVEAILTKHFWFKTAEYEHRVLCISCWEKIDEFHKFYCEVEERWCSKSDLLESVVKTEQLFDENEAQSELFTCELIKVEEENTKLKPIIDASESEENNIDENVTDDDDDYVPIGEDAIDSEFKQEDESSEDSTEESSMPIGKRRNFTRMMSASLKEPAQKKRHVKSLKSMNLKRNALIAKYVQLVCDLCGHKSETFSRLLLHYRRIHEIQGYVTCCNRAFQKKSGLFEHLSRHESGAREPSPPQIRCELCDASKTFKDEEGLQLHNVIYHSKQEKTFQCDQCDKAFSSEWHLSGHKSWHQNVASLNIHCDKCNKYFNSIRTLNTHMRAHHATALTSSANLSNTVSVTAESTIPEPIIACEEQDSTMEYATLKPPNVISIAASVTSEPPKKGGKSAEEVAKEDEFIRRFCTLVCDKCDFAGRNYYQLDKHFRTDHNMRGYAICCGRKFCKKRRLYEHCQRHINPDMFRCEVLCFQICSKSFTESKGLEKHNKWVHTPDSEKPFKCEICDAAFYKDYLLRNHMKYHISMEQKIFKCKECDKSFGTAVLLRAHQQNIHGAVSSWVCDICAKGFVHKSLLERHRISHSPEGAASLKMQCENCKKWLKNRDTYQNHRKRCLAGGPVTCDVCGKEAVNELALASHKRFNHEERPAFACSYCGKQFKRILRLKEHEANHRGEVLYSCPYCPRTCNSSSNMYTHKKVAHPELWAAKVAERFYKK, encoded by the exons ATGACCGATAATTTACAGAACTGTTTAACCTGCCGCCGACAAACAGAAAATTTCCTTCAAATACTGGATGAATCCAATGTGGAAAATGTAGAGGCTATTCTAACAAAGCATTTCTGGTTTAAG ACGGCAGAATACGAACATAGGGTTctttgcatcagctgctgggaGAAGATTGatgaatttcacaaattttactgCGAAGTTGAGGAACGTTGGTGCAGCAAATCTGACTTACTGGAGTCTGTTGTAAAGACTGAGCAACTTTTCGACGAGAATGAAGCACAGAGTGAGCTGTTTACTTGCGAACTGATAAAGGTGGAAGAAGAGAACACAAAATTGAAACCTATTATCGATGCTAGCGAATCAGAGGAAAATAATATTGATGAGAATGTTacagatgatgatgatgattatgTGCCAATCGGTGAGGACGCTATCGATTCAGAG TTTAAACAGGAAGATGAATCGTCGGAGGATTCCACCGAAGAATCGTCTATGCCAATTGGAAAACGACGAAATTTTACTCGTATGATGTCAGCCAGCCTAAAGGAACCGGCCCAAAAGAAACGGCATGTTAAATCTCTAAAAAGCATGAACCTCAAGAGAAACGCTTTGATAGCGAAATACGTTCAGCTTGTTTGCGATTTGTGTGGACACAAGTCGGAAACTTTTTCACGTTTACTCTTGCACTATCGAAGAATACACGAAATTCAAGGATATGTAACCTGTTGCAATCGGGCCTTCCAGAAGAAGTCTGGATTGTTCGAGCACTTGAGTCGGCACGAATCTGGGGCGAGGGAACCATCGCCGCCACAGATCCGGTGCGAGCTATGTGACGCTTCGAAAACGTTCAAGGACGAAGAAGGGCTACAGCTGCACAATGTGATATATCACTCCAAACAGGAGAAGACCTTCCAATGTGACCAGTGTGATAAGGCTTTCAGCAGTGAGTGGCATCTTTCGGGGCACAAAAGTTGGCATCAGAACGTGGCTAGTTTGAATATTCATTGTGACAAGTGTAATAAGTA tttcaaTTCGATTCGTACACTCAACACGCACATGCGGGCACACCACGCAACAGCTTTGACATCATCAGCCAATTTATCCAACACAGTCAGCGTCACAGCTGAATCAACTATTCCGGAACCTATTATAGCTTGTGAAGAGCAAGACTCTACAATGGAGTATGCCACGCTAAAGCCACCAAATGTGATATCTATAGCCGCGAGTGTAACTTCAGAACCCCCCAAGAAAGGGGGAAAATCCGCCGAAGAAGTTGCAAAGGAAGATGAGTTCATTCGCCGGTTCTGTACTCTTGTTTGCGACAAGTGTGACTTTGCAGGAAGAAACTACTACCAACTCGATAAACACTTTAGAACCGATCATAATATGCGCGGCTATGCGATTTGCTGTGGGCGTAAATTTTGTAAGAAACGACGACTGTATGAGCATTGCCAGCGACACATCAATCCGGACATGTTTCGTTGTGAG GTACTTTGCTTCCAGATATGCAGTAAATCGTTTACCGAGAGTAAGGGTTTAGAAAAGCACAATAAATGGGTTCACACACCTGATTCGGAAAAACCATTCAAGTGTGAAATTTGTGATGCTGCATTCTATAAAGACTATCTACTGCGAAATCATATGAAGTATCACATATCGATGGagcagaaaattttcaaatgcaaGGAATGTGACAAGTC atttggTACAGCAGTCCTACTTCGAGCCCATCAGCAAAATATTCATGGCGCTGTGTCCAGCTGGGTTTGTGATATTTGCGCCAAGGGATTCGTACACAAATCACTGTTGGAGAGACACCGAATCTCCCATTCGCCGGAGGGTGCGGCTAGTTTGAAAATGCAGTGTGAAAATTGTAAAAAGTGGTTGAAAAATAGAGACACCTATCAAAATCATCGGAAACGTTGTCTCGCTGGTGGTCCCGTGACGTGCGACGTTTGCGGCAAGGAAGCAGTGAACGAACTGGCACTGGCTAGTCATAAACGGTTCAATCACGAAGAGCGACCCGCATTCGCGTGCAGCTATTGTGGAAAGCAGTTCAAACGAATCCTACGGTTAAAGGAGCACGAGGCGAACCATCGGGGTGAGGTACTGTACTCGTGTCCGTACTGTCCCAGAACGTGTAATTCCAGTTCCAACATGTACACCCACAAGAAGGTGGCCCATCCGGAGCTGTGGGCGGCCAAAGTGGCCGAGCGATTCTACAAGAAGTAA
- the LOC131684463 gene encoding zinc finger protein 85-like isoform X2: protein MTDNLQNCLTCRRQTENFLQILDESNVENVEAILTKHFWFKTAEYEHRVLCISCWEKIDEFHKFYCEVEERWCSKSDLLESVVKTEQLFDENEAQSELFTCELIKVEEENTKLKPIIDASESEENNIDENVTDDDDDYVPIGEDAIDSEFKQEDESSEDSTEESSMPIGKRRNFTRMMSASLKEPAQKKRHVKSLKSMNLKRNALIAKYVQLVCDLCGHKSETFSRLLLHYRRIHEIQGYVTCCNRAFQKKSGLFEHLSRHESGAREPSPPQIRCELCDASKTFKDEEGLQLHNVIYHSKQEKTFQCDQCDKAFSSEWHLSGHKSWHQNVASLNIHCDKCNKYFNSIRTLNTHMRAHHATALTSSANLSNTVSVTAESTIPEPIIACEEQDSTMEYATLKPPNVISIAASVTSEPPKKGGKSAEEVAKEDEFIRRFCTLVCDKCDFAGRNYYQLDKHFRTDHNMRGYAICCGRKFCKKRRLYEHCQRHINPDMFRCEICSKSFTESKGLEKHNKWVHTPDSEKPFKCEICDAAFYKDYLLRNHMKYHISMEQKIFKCKECDKSFGTAVLLRAHQQNIHGAVSSWVCDICAKGFVHKSLLERHRISHSPEGAASLKMQCENCKKWLKNRDTYQNHRKRCLAGGPVTCDVCGKEAVNELALASHKRFNHEERPAFACSYCGKQFKRILRLKEHEANHRGEVLYSCPYCPRTCNSSSNMYTHKKVAHPELWAAKVAERFYKK, encoded by the exons ATGACCGATAATTTACAGAACTGTTTAACCTGCCGCCGACAAACAGAAAATTTCCTTCAAATACTGGATGAATCCAATGTGGAAAATGTAGAGGCTATTCTAACAAAGCATTTCTGGTTTAAG ACGGCAGAATACGAACATAGGGTTctttgcatcagctgctgggaGAAGATTGatgaatttcacaaattttactgCGAAGTTGAGGAACGTTGGTGCAGCAAATCTGACTTACTGGAGTCTGTTGTAAAGACTGAGCAACTTTTCGACGAGAATGAAGCACAGAGTGAGCTGTTTACTTGCGAACTGATAAAGGTGGAAGAAGAGAACACAAAATTGAAACCTATTATCGATGCTAGCGAATCAGAGGAAAATAATATTGATGAGAATGTTacagatgatgatgatgattatgTGCCAATCGGTGAGGACGCTATCGATTCAGAG TTTAAACAGGAAGATGAATCGTCGGAGGATTCCACCGAAGAATCGTCTATGCCAATTGGAAAACGACGAAATTTTACTCGTATGATGTCAGCCAGCCTAAAGGAACCGGCCCAAAAGAAACGGCATGTTAAATCTCTAAAAAGCATGAACCTCAAGAGAAACGCTTTGATAGCGAAATACGTTCAGCTTGTTTGCGATTTGTGTGGACACAAGTCGGAAACTTTTTCACGTTTACTCTTGCACTATCGAAGAATACACGAAATTCAAGGATATGTAACCTGTTGCAATCGGGCCTTCCAGAAGAAGTCTGGATTGTTCGAGCACTTGAGTCGGCACGAATCTGGGGCGAGGGAACCATCGCCGCCACAGATCCGGTGCGAGCTATGTGACGCTTCGAAAACGTTCAAGGACGAAGAAGGGCTACAGCTGCACAATGTGATATATCACTCCAAACAGGAGAAGACCTTCCAATGTGACCAGTGTGATAAGGCTTTCAGCAGTGAGTGGCATCTTTCGGGGCACAAAAGTTGGCATCAGAACGTGGCTAGTTTGAATATTCATTGTGACAAGTGTAATAAGTA tttcaaTTCGATTCGTACACTCAACACGCACATGCGGGCACACCACGCAACAGCTTTGACATCATCAGCCAATTTATCCAACACAGTCAGCGTCACAGCTGAATCAACTATTCCGGAACCTATTATAGCTTGTGAAGAGCAAGACTCTACAATGGAGTATGCCACGCTAAAGCCACCAAATGTGATATCTATAGCCGCGAGTGTAACTTCAGAACCCCCCAAGAAAGGGGGAAAATCCGCCGAAGAAGTTGCAAAGGAAGATGAGTTCATTCGCCGGTTCTGTACTCTTGTTTGCGACAAGTGTGACTTTGCAGGAAGAAACTACTACCAACTCGATAAACACTTTAGAACCGATCATAATATGCGCGGCTATGCGATTTGCTGTGGGCGTAAATTTTGTAAGAAACGACGACTGTATGAGCATTGCCAGCGACACATCAATCCGGACATGTTTCGTTGTGAG ATATGCAGTAAATCGTTTACCGAGAGTAAGGGTTTAGAAAAGCACAATAAATGGGTTCACACACCTGATTCGGAAAAACCATTCAAGTGTGAAATTTGTGATGCTGCATTCTATAAAGACTATCTACTGCGAAATCATATGAAGTATCACATATCGATGGagcagaaaattttcaaatgcaaGGAATGTGACAAGTC atttggTACAGCAGTCCTACTTCGAGCCCATCAGCAAAATATTCATGGCGCTGTGTCCAGCTGGGTTTGTGATATTTGCGCCAAGGGATTCGTACACAAATCACTGTTGGAGAGACACCGAATCTCCCATTCGCCGGAGGGTGCGGCTAGTTTGAAAATGCAGTGTGAAAATTGTAAAAAGTGGTTGAAAAATAGAGACACCTATCAAAATCATCGGAAACGTTGTCTCGCTGGTGGTCCCGTGACGTGCGACGTTTGCGGCAAGGAAGCAGTGAACGAACTGGCACTGGCTAGTCATAAACGGTTCAATCACGAAGAGCGACCCGCATTCGCGTGCAGCTATTGTGGAAAGCAGTTCAAACGAATCCTACGGTTAAAGGAGCACGAGGCGAACCATCGGGGTGAGGTACTGTACTCGTGTCCGTACTGTCCCAGAACGTGTAATTCCAGTTCCAACATGTACACCCACAAGAAGGTGGCCCATCCGGAGCTGTGGGCGGCCAAAGTGGCCGAGCGATTCTACAAGAAGTAA